The following DNA comes from Lates calcarifer isolate ASB-BC8 linkage group LG2, TLL_Latcal_v3, whole genome shotgun sequence.
TTCATACAGACAACGAAAAATGCAgtgacctaaaaaaaaacaaaacaaaaaaaaaaaaaaaacagaaaaactaatgATGCATCATTGCTGTACtgaataaattcattcatttctgcCTAAAATCTCTGCGTTATAGAAAATGGACCTGTACCAGTTTTGTTGAACTGCTCTGTTATCATCTGACGGATACGATGCCTCCTTTCCAGGACTTCAATCAGGCGGGGCAGTGTCTGATCATCAGCTGGGTCCACCAGCTCACAAGGAGGCAGGGCGGGAAGGCTTTCTATGAGCTGAGCCAGAACAGGGTCATCTACTGTGCAAATAAGAATAGATTGTGGAAAAGCTTTAGTGACAAACAGTGAATAGAACAACTGCATTTTTGAAATGCAAACCTGACATGTAGGAATAAAGCATGACATGAGTCCATTGAGCTTGCAGTACAGACTTGTGGGCAATGTACCGGCATTACTGGGACCCCCTCGCTCCCCCAGGCGATGTGACAGCTCATCTCTGAAGGCCTGGTTTCTGTGTCTGCGTCCTGCAGCAAGGCCACAGATTGGCCGGTCAACGGGTCGcgccacctccacctcctgggTCATTTCTGCAAAGCGCAtcaccagctgcagcacagatgatAAAATACTGTTAGAAATACACTCCTGATAGCCTTGAAGCACCTAGCAaattaaatgttgatgttttgacACCTAACTGAGGAAATCAGCATGTTTGGGGCGACACCAATGGGCAAAAAAAATCAGGGAATGCACAGTTCACaattttgtcaaattttcatTGTGGTTTGATGACAAACCAAACTGCAGTTGCAATTATACCTTATAAGGTGATGTTCTTCTGGGAAAGCAAATAGGATAAAAGAGACAAGATTTTAAAACATTctgcaaaacaaatacagtgtCTTACCATAGTCTCTTCATAATCATCAGCCTTTGGGTTGACACACACAATCATCCTGACTTTTCCTTCTCCATCAAAGTAGTTTTTAAACAGATGTGTAACTTTAGAGTCCCTGTATGGTACCATCTGGAAGAAAATAAAGGCTTTTTGAAACTGCAGCTACTGTAAATTACCAACAATAAGAGTAAAGATGAACATTTCTCTacatagaaataaaacagaggaatCGTTTTAAAAAATGATCGTGATGAAAACGTGATAAAATACCAACCTTATTAGTTCCACACATCTGGTTTTCACGCAGGACTTCCATACACGTGCGCAGTGTCATCAAGGACTGGTTAATATTACCTGTAAATGAGTCATCAGAGACATTTGGTGTCTGAACAAAACACCCATGACTGACTTTAGAGACAATAAGCCCACAATAAGGAATAAACTGACCTGCTTCACGAAGCCGACTTCCCTCCGCTCTGGTTCTGCTGGTGCGCTCGCTGCCTGCCAGGTCAACCAGACACAGCTGGCTCACATTCACTTGGTTTTTGTCCTGCATTCCAACAACACAGCATCATCAATAGTACTTCCCCTAAGATGATTGTTATGTGAGTGTGGGTCGATGGGTCGGGGTGGGGGACGgggttgtttgttgttgctggagTAATCACTTGCAGGTTACAGGACCATCATCATCTGATATTCTGGTCTGATTTTAAGAAGTTTGGAGTTgatgtctgtccatctatgattttttATAGGAGCTTTTGTTGCACTTGATGTAAAGATTTGACTTGTAACGACTGTGCtccgtgtgtgtgcatgggggAGCTACACAGGTACAGGCGCACATGACgcaggaggagagaaatgtgaCCACTAACGAGATGCAATACATTCTCACattgagctgaaatgaaacgAGTGCACGTAAATTAGTGAAATaacataattaaatatttagctttattattatttttttttttaattttctttagtGTCTTGGCAGGGTGGGGGATCCCGCTGATGGAGCGGGCTGCCCTGCCAAGACAATGGTTGGGGAAACACTCATCAAAGATTGGCTGAATcttttgtgaaaaacaaacaaatttttcattcaaaaaataacACGTCACCTGTAGAATGTGGTCCCCGTCAGCATCAAGTGGTGCTTGGGCCAGCTTTACTGTGAACACACTGTGGGATCGACTGGATTCACGGTTGAGTTGAGTGTTGGCaatcctccttttcttttgtcctGGAGAGAAAGCACATCATTAATACAACGTGTAACATTAACAATAGCTGTAACAGTGGAggttaaatacaaaacaagcaACTTAATGCTTTGTACAATTATTCCTGCTGATCTCATTAAACAGAATATGAATGTTGATGATGGCCAGAGGAGGCTGTAGCTCAAAAATGACCTGCTACACATCAGCAGTGTGAGCTctgcacaaacactgtgacaaagaaaagtcTTGGCTGCCTCCTTGTATGTAATATACAAGTTTAACAGTTGGTTAGTTTAATAACTATTTGTCAAAATATATTGATGGTTTCCATCATGAAAAGATAAACGAgttaagaataaaaacatagtttaaaatgtgttgaaaagCTTGCTGTGCAAAGTGTCAAATTGGTCCGTgtgtcagaaacacaaataacacaaaatacataaattataAACTCACCTTTCCAAAAGACTTCAAAAGCCTCTTCTGTAGATTTTACCTCGACTTCCGTGCAGCCAGCCACATACATGTTATGATTCTGATCTTCACGCAGAATCTTGGATTGAGGTGGTCTGAAATGGGACCaccaaatgggaaaaaaaaaaaatcaacacagaccAACAATGTAACACAATGATTTGTAGCTTTAGTAAGACAAGCAGCAATGATAAAATGACCAATACTTGATGTtagtgtcaaaaataaaacacagtctggaaacacatacaaacattcaggggtacagacacatgcacaagTGGTTTACATACAAGCTTGAGCCATTCAGGGATGTTTTGTGTCTCcacattaacagtaacagcaggGAGCCAATCCTTGAGGACAACAGCcaccaaaacaacacaaagcgAGTAAACTACACCTATGCTATTTGCAGGGCTTTAGATTAATGGGATGGAAATACACTGATGACCTACACAACAGCTACAATCAAGTTACAactacaaataaacaaagtactgtgtgatgtttttttacTGGCCACATACACGAACTCATTATTCCGTACAGGCGTGCCTCCAGCGAGCCACCtgataaaaacaggatttttaaaGAGTGCATCTTGTCAACATAGAActacaaagcaaacaaattcTATGCCTCAGTAAACTTATGCAGTACATACAGTGGTTGTAATGTAGACACACATGGTTGCAAAACTACTAGAAAAACATTTGTAGTGCAAATTGGTAGGGAATAACTGTGCGGTTGTGGTTGGGTAGCTGTACAACTCAAGATTTGTGCACAAGATTTGTACAGACAAGCCTTTgtcataaaaaacacacaccaactcAAATTCCTGTCTTACTTTGGTCTGATTGGATCAAATGGAGCATCTTCAAGGAGATCATAGATATAGTTGTTGTAGATCTCGATGTAGGATACAAAAATGCCATAACAACAGTCTTCATCCACATTCTCAGATTTACATGCCTCCTCTGAGGTGATCATATCTGCAAACTCTGGGTCAGCCTTTTGCCTAAAAGCAATAACATCAAAATAATATCATAAATAGCAGTCAGCATGTACTTAAAATTCATTTTATCAGTACTTGTGATCACCCTGAATAATGCAGAAAGTGAAAAGTATAATAAAATTACTCATAGCTACCTGGAAGATGGTGTTTTGGGCACTGCCTGCTGACTGTCTCGCTTCTGTCTCTCCAGGAGAGCATCTACTTGATTCTGGATTTCCATCCCATTTTTGTCATCTGGTTTAAACACCTaatgaaatttttttttaaattaagtaaatgtccacccccaccccctatTTTTGGAGACAAAACATTAATGAATGAAAGACATACAAATCTTTTGGCCTGAAAGGGGCCGATGCTGTTGAAGAGCATGTCTAGACACCGGGGAAGAAGTCCACCTTCCCCAGGTGAGCCAGTCATGGTAAAGGTCTTACCACTTCCAGTAACACCATATGTAAACAGCAAACCTATGAACAAGGAATATAACAATTACATAACTGATCAACTAATGCTATCAGCACTAAGGATACATAGCCAATGGAATTCTGCGCTGTGAATGTCATACATTTCATGCCTCAAAAAAGCTTGCAATTACTCTTGGCATAAACTTACCATTTTTACAGTGAATGAGGTCCTCTACCAGTGGCTTGGCAACATCCTCAAACAGCTCCATTTGAGTGGTTTTAATACCAAATACTTTTTTAAAGGAGTATTGTGTCTAaagaataaacagagaaaaaaatcactacaCATTACTATCTGACTGACGAACAGACAGCTTTACATACTCAGATGACTTTCCCAGGCAAAGAGGGCAGCACGTACCTCTTTGTATTCCCCATTGCGGTTGGCTTTAAGACCGTCAGGAGCATGGAGCTGAATAGTGGAGCTGCTAATCATCTCAATACAACATTCTTCATCTTCTGCTCCAAGTGGTCGTATACGGCAGTATACCTACGTACAgaacaataaatatattttgaaa
Coding sequences within:
- the LOC108887865 gene encoding kinesin-like protein KIF23 isoform X8, encoding MQRPGKGKTPRRPGPKKASNIEKDPVGVYCRIRPLGAEDEECCIEMISSSTIQLHAPDGLKANRNGEYKETQYSFKKVFGIKTTQMELFEDVAKPLVEDLIHCKNGLLFTYGVTGSGKTFTMTGSPGEGGLLPRCLDMLFNSIGPFQAKRFVFKPDDKNGMEIQNQVDALLERQKRDSQQAVPKTPSSRQKADPEFADMITSEEACKSENVDEDCCYGIFVSYIEIYNNYIYDLLEDAPFDPIRPKWLAGGTPVRNNEFVPPQSKILREDQNHNMYVAGCTEVEVKSTEEAFEVFWKGQKKRRIANTQLNRESSRSHSVFTVKLAQAPLDADGDHILQDKNQVNVSQLCLVDLAGSERTSRTRAEGSRLREAGNINQSLMTLRTCMEVLRENQMCGTNKMVPYRDSKVTHLFKNYFDGEGKVRMIVCVNPKADDYEETMLVMRFAEMTQEVEVARPVDRPICGLAAGRRHRNQAFRDELSHRLGERGGPSNADDPVLAQLIESLPALPPCELVDPADDQTLPRLIEVLERRHRIRQMITEQFNKTASTLKSMLQQFDTQLNAKETFLHDQQSKLSEKDKVIMNQRTEIERLEKKSKTLEYKVDILQKTTDMYEQDKRSLQQELETREQRLQRELSERRRMEQRMQGVVTDARLKWEKECERRVNAKQLEMQNKLWVKDEKLKQLKAIVTESSGGGSCPSERPEKPERPSRERDRNIAPKRSASPSPHPTAPPVHPMHRRSHSAGGEKWVDHKPASNLDLDTVMQPIIPNAIKVSTPNEKALSKCHKYVLRHQELASDGEIETKLIKGNVFKTRGGGQAVQFTDIETLKQECPTAPSRKRRSGSAEGPLQIEDIENRAPVPSTSGYQKRRKP
- the LOC108887865 gene encoding kinesin-like protein KIF23 isoform X4 yields the protein MQRPGKGKTPRRPGPKKASNIEKDPVGVYCRIRPLGAEDEECCIEMISSSTIQLHAPDGLKANRNGEYKETQYSFKKVFGIKTTQMELFEDVAKPLVEDLIHCKNGLLFTYGVTGSGKTFTMTGSPGEGGLLPRCLDMLFNSIGPFQAKRFVFKPDDKNGMEIQNQVDALLERQKRDSQQAVPKTPSSRQKADPEFADMITSEEACKSENVDEDCCYGIFVSYIEIYNNYIYDLLEDAPFDPIRPKWLAGGTPVRNNEFVPPQSKILREDQNHNMYVAGCTEVEVKSTEEAFEVFWKGQKKRRIANTQLNRESSRSHSVFTVKLAQAPLDADGDHILQDKNQVNVSQLCLVDLAGSERTSRTRAEGSRLREAGNINQSLMTLRTCMEVLRENQMCGTNKMVPYRDSKVTHLFKNYFDGEGKVRMIVCVNPKADDYEETMLVMRFAEMTQEVEVARPVDRPICGLAAGRRHRNQAFRDELSHRLGERGGPSNADDPVLAQLIESLPALPPCELVDPADDQTLPRLIEVLERRHRIRQMITEQFNKTASTLKSMLQQFDTQLNAKETFLHDQQSKLSEKDKVIMNQRTEIERLEKKSKTLEYKVDILQKTTDMYEQDKRSLQQELETREQRLQRELSERRRMEQRMQGVVTDARLKWEKECERRVNAKQLEMQNKLWVKDEKLKQLKAIVTESSGGGSCPSERPEKPERPSRERDRNIAPKRSASPSPHPDLSQTPSHQNQANVRAVQDAYPASSSTTPFTSSSAYPSVASCISEWEQRLPVNSDSQSRHPGTPQYRSRTPAPCHSTSSVGRRRGQRWAPGTEAPATNLVYGLDLEAGTRTAPPVHPMHRRSHSAGGEKWVDHKPASNLDLDTVMQPIIPNAIKVSTPNEKALSKCHKYVLRHQELASDGEIETKLIKGNVFKTRGGGQAVQFTDIETLKQECPTAPSRKRRSGSAEGPLQIEDIENRAPVPSTSGYQKRRKP
- the LOC108887865 gene encoding kinesin-like protein KIF23 isoform X10, translated to MQRPGKGKTPRRPGPKKASNIEKDPVGVYCRIRPLGAEDEECCIEMISSSTIQLHAPDGLKANRNGEYKETQYSFKKVFGIKTTQMELFEDVAKPLVEDLIHCKNGLLFTYGVTGSGKTFTMTGSPGEGGLLPRCLDMLFNSIGPFQAKRFVFKPDDKNGMEIQNQVDALLERQKRDSQQAVPKTPSSRQKADPEFADMITSEEACKSENVDEDCCYGIFVSYIEIYNNYIYDLLEDAPFDPIRPKPPQSKILREDQNHNMYVAGCTEVEVKSTEEAFEVFWKGQKKRRIANTQLNRESSRSHSVFTVKLAQAPLDADGDHILQDKNQVNVSQLCLVDLAGSERTSRTRAEGSRLREAGNINQSLMTLRTCMEVLRENQMCGTNKMVPYRDSKVTHLFKNYFDGEGKVRMIVCVNPKADDYEETMLVMRFAEMTQEVEVARPVDRPICGLAAGRRHRNQAFRDELSHRLGERGGPSNADDPVLAQLIESLPALPPCELVDPADDQTLPRLIEVLERRHRIRQMITEQFNKTASTLKSMLQQFDTQLNAKETFLHDQQSKLSEKDKVIMNQRTEIERLEKKSKTLEYKVDILQKTTDMYEQDKRSLQQELETREQRLQRELSERRRMEQRMQGVVTDARLKWEKECERRVNAKQLEMQNKLWVKDEKLKQLKAIVTESSGGGSCPSERPEKPERPSRERDRNIAPKRSASPSPHPTAPPVHPMHRRSHSAGGEKWVDHKPASNLDLDTVMQPIIPNAIKVSTPNEKALSKCHKYVLRHQELASDGEIETKLIKGNVFKTRGGGQAVQFTDIETLKQECPTAPSRKRRSGSAEGPLQIEDIENRAPVPSTSGYQKRRKP
- the LOC108887865 gene encoding kinesin-like protein KIF23 isoform X6, with the protein product MQRPGKGKTPRRPGPKKASNIEKDPVGVYCRIRPLGAEDEECCIEMISSSTIQLHAPDGLKANRNGEYKETQYSFKKVFGIKTTQMELFEDVAKPLVEDLIHCKNGLLFTYGVTGSGKTFTMTGSPGEGGLLPRCLDMLFNSIGPFQAKRFVFKPDDKNGMEIQNQVDALLERQKRDSQQAVPKTPSSRQKADPEFADMITSEEACKSENVDEDCCYGIFVSYIEIYNNYIYDLLEDAPFDPIRPKPPQSKILREDQNHNMYVAGCTEVEVKSTEEAFEVFWKGQKKRRIANTQLNRESSRSHSVFTVKLAQAPLDADGDHILQDKNQVNVSQLCLVDLAGSERTSRTRAEGSRLREAGNINQSLMTLRTCMEVLRENQMCGTNKMVPYRDSKVTHLFKNYFDGEGKVRMIVCVNPKADDYEETMLVMRFAEMTQEVEVARPVDRPICGLAAGRRHRNQAFRDELSHRLGERGGPSNADDPVLAQLIESLPALPPCELVDPADDQTLPRLIEVLERRHRIRQMITEQFNKTASTLKSMLQQFDTQLNAKETFLHDQQSKLSEKDKVIMNQRTEIERLEKKSKTLEYKVDILQKTTDMYEQDKRSLQQELETREQRLQRELSERRRMEQRMQGVVTDARLKWEKECERRVNAKQLEMQNKLWVKDEKLKQLKAIVTESSGGGSCPSERPEKPERPSRERDRNIAPKRSASPSPHPDLSQTPSHQNQANVRAVQDAYPASSSTTPFTSSSAYPSVASCISEWEQRLPVNSDSQSRHPGTPQYRSRTPAPCHSTSSVGRRRGQRWAPGTEAPATNLVYGLDLEAGTRTAPPVHPMHRRSHSAGGEKWVDHKPASNLDLDTVMQPIIPNAIKVSTPNEKALSKCHKYVLRHQELASDGEIETKLIKGNVFKTRGGGQAVQFTDIETLKQECPTAPSRKRRSGSAEGPLQIEDIENRAPVPSTSGYQKRRKP
- the LOC108887865 gene encoding kinesin-like protein KIF23 isoform X9, whose product is MQRPGKGKTPRRPGPKKASNIEKDPVGVYCRIRPLGAEDEECCIEMISSSTIQLHAPDGLKANRNGEYKETQYSFKKVFGIKTTQMELFEDVAKPLVEDLIHCKNGLLFTYGVTGSGKTFTMTGSPGEGGLLPRCLDMLFNSIGPFQAKRFVFKPDDKNGMEIQNQVDALLERQKRDSQQAVPKTPSSRQKADPEFADMITSEEACKSENVDEDCCYGIFVSYIEIYNNYIYDLLEDAPFDPIRPKPPQSKILREDQNHNMYVAGCTEVEVKSTEEAFEVFWKGQKKRRIANTQLNRESSRSHSVFTVKLAQAPLDADGDHILQDKNQVNVSQLCLVDLAGSERTSRTRAEGSRLREAGNINQSLMTLRTCMEVLRENQMCGTNKMVPYRDSKVTHLFKNYFDGEGKVRMIVCVNPKADDYEETMLVMRFAEMTQEVEVARPVDRPICGLAAGRRHRNQAFRDELSHRLGERGGPSNAVDDPVLAQLIESLPALPPCELVDPADDQTLPRLIEVLERRHRIRQMITEQFNKTASTLKSMLQQFDTQLNAKETFLHDQQSKLSEKDKVIMNQRTEIERLEKKSKTLEYKVDILQKTTDMYEQDKRSLQQELETREQRLQRELSERRRMEQRMQGVVTDARLKWEKECERRVNAKQLEMQNKLWVKDEKLKQLKAIVTESSGGGSCPSERPEKPERPSRERDRNIAPKRSASPSPHPTAPPVHPMHRRSHSAGGEKWVDHKPASNLDLDTVMQPIIPNAIKVSTPNEKALSKCHKYVLRHQELASDGEIETKLIKGNVFKTRGGGQAVQFTDIETLKQECPTAPSRKRRSGSAEGPLQIEDIENRAPVPSTSGYQKRRKP
- the LOC108887865 gene encoding kinesin-like protein KIF23 isoform X1, with the protein product MQRPGKGKTPRRPGPKKASNIEKDPVGVYCRIRPLGAEDEECCIEMISSSTIQLHAPDGLKANRNGEYKETQYSFKKVFGIKTTQMELFEDVAKPLVEDLIHCKNGLLFTYGVTGSGKTFTMTGSPGEGGLLPRCLDMLFNSIGPFQAKRFVFKPDDKNGMEIQNQVDALLERQKRDSQQAVPKTPSSRQKADPEFADMITSEEACKSENVDEDCCYGIFVSYIEIYNNYIYDLLEDAPFDPIRPKWLAGGTPVRNNEFVPPQSKILREDQNHNMYVAGCTEVEVKSTEEAFEVFWKGQKKRRIANTQLNRESSRSHSVFTVKLAQAPLDADGDHILQDKNQVNVSQLCLVDLAGSERTSRTRAEGSRLREAGNINQSLMTLRTCMEVLRENQMCGTNKMVPYRDSKVTHLFKNYFDGEGKVRMIVCVNPKADDYEETMLVMRFAEMTQEVEVARPVDRPICGLAAGRRHRNQAFRDELSHRLGERGGPSNAGTLPTIDDPVLAQLIESLPALPPCELVDPADDQTLPRLIEVLERRHRIRQMITEQFNKTASTLKSMLQQFDTQLNAKETFLHDQQSKLSEKDKVIMNQRTEIERLEKKSKTLEYKVDILQKTTDMYEQDKRSLQQELETREQRLQRELSERRRMEQRMQGVVTDARLKWEKECERRVNAKQLEMQNKLWVKDEKLKQLKAIVTESSGGGSCPSERPEKPERPSRERDRNIAPKRSASPSPHPDLSQTPSHQNQANVRAVQDAYPASSSTTPFTSSSAYPSVASCISEWEQRLPVNSDSQSRHPGTPQYRSRTPAPCHSTSSVGRRRGQRWAPGTEAPATNLVYGLDLEAGTRTAPPVHPMHRRSHSAGGEKWVDHKPASNLDLDTVMQPIIPNAIKVSTPNEKALSKCHKYVLRHQELASDGEIETKLIKGNVFKTRGGGQAVQFTDIETLKQECPTAPSRKRRSGSAEGPLQIEDIENRAPVPSTSGYQKRRKP
- the LOC108887865 gene encoding kinesin-like protein KIF23 isoform X5 — protein: MQRPGKGKTPRRPGPKKASNIEKDPVGVYCRIRPLGAEDEECCIEMISSSTIQLHAPDGLKANRNGEYKETQYSFKKVFGIKTTQMELFEDVAKPLVEDLIHCKNGLLFTYGVTGSGKTFTMTGSPGEGGLLPRCLDMLFNSIGPFQAKRFVFKPDDKNGMEIQNQVDALLERQKRDSQQAVPKTPSSRQKADPEFADMITSEEACKSENVDEDCCYGIFVSYIEIYNNYIYDLLEDAPFDPIRPKPPQSKILREDQNHNMYVAGCTEVEVKSTEEAFEVFWKGQKKRRIANTQLNRESSRSHSVFTVKLAQAPLDADGDHILQDKNQVNVSQLCLVDLAGSERTSRTRAEGSRLREAGNINQSLMTLRTCMEVLRENQMCGTNKMVPYRDSKVTHLFKNYFDGEGKVRMIVCVNPKADDYEETMLVMRFAEMTQEVEVARPVDRPICGLAAGRRHRNQAFRDELSHRLGERGGPSNAGTLPTIDDPVLAQLIESLPALPPCELVDPADDQTLPRLIEVLERRHRIRQMITEQFNKTASTLKSMLQQFDTQLNAKETFLHDQQSKLSEKDKVIMNQRTEIERLEKKSKTLEYKVDILQKTTDMYEQDKRSLQQELETREQRLQRELSERRRMEQRMQGVVTDARLKWEKECERRVNAKQLEMQNKLWVKDEKLKQLKAIVTESSGGGSCPSERPEKPERPSRERDRNIAPKRSASPSPHPDLSQTPSHQNQANVRAVQDAYPASSSTTPFTSSSAYPSVASCISEWEQRLPVNSDSQSRHPGTPQYRSRTPAPCHSTSSVGRRRGQRWAPGTEAPATNLVYGLDLEAGTRTAPPVHPMHRRSHSAGGEKWVDHKPASNLDLDTVMQPIIPNAIKVSTPNEKALSKCHKYVLRHQELASDGEIETKLIKGNVFKTRGGGQAVQFTDIETLKQECPTAPSRKRRSGSAEGPLQIEDIENRAPVPSTSGYQKRRKP
- the LOC108887865 gene encoding kinesin-like protein KIF23 isoform X3, translated to MQRPGKGKTPRRPGPKKASNIEKDPVGVYCRIRPLGAEDEECCIEMISSSTIQLHAPDGLKANRNGEYKETQYSFKKVFGIKTTQMELFEDVAKPLVEDLIHCKNGLLFTYGVTGSGKTFTMTGSPGEGGLLPRCLDMLFNSIGPFQAKRFVFKPDDKNGMEIQNQVDALLERQKRDSQQAVPKTPSSRQKADPEFADMITSEEACKSENVDEDCCYGIFVSYIEIYNNYIYDLLEDAPFDPIRPKWLAGGTPVRNNEFVPPQSKILREDQNHNMYVAGCTEVEVKSTEEAFEVFWKGQKKRRIANTQLNRESSRSHSVFTVKLAQAPLDADGDHILQDKNQVNVSQLCLVDLAGSERTSRTRAEGSRLREAGNINQSLMTLRTCMEVLRENQMCGTNKMVPYRDSKVTHLFKNYFDGEGKVRMIVCVNPKADDYEETMLVMRFAEMTQEVEVARPVDRPICGLAAGRRHRNQAFRDELSHRLGERGGPSNAVDDPVLAQLIESLPALPPCELVDPADDQTLPRLIEVLERRHRIRQMITEQFNKTASTLKSMLQQFDTQLNAKETFLHDQQSKLSEKDKVIMNQRTEIERLEKKSKTLEYKVDILQKTTDMYEQDKRSLQQELETREQRLQRELSERRRMEQRMQGVVTDARLKWEKECERRVNAKQLEMQNKLWVKDEKLKQLKAIVTESSGGGSCPSERPEKPERPSRERDRNIAPKRSASPSPHPDLSQTPSHQNQANVRAVQDAYPASSSTTPFTSSSAYPSVASCISEWEQRLPVNSDSQSRHPGTPQYRSRTPAPCHSTSSVGRRRGQRWAPGTEAPATNLVYGLDLEAGTRTAPPVHPMHRRSHSAGGEKWVDHKPASNLDLDTVMQPIIPNAIKVSTPNEKALSKCHKYVLRHQELASDGEIETKLIKGNVFKTRGGGQAVQFTDIETLKQECPTAPSRKRRSGSAEGPLQIEDIENRAPVPSTSGYQKRRKP
- the LOC108887865 gene encoding kinesin-like protein KIF23 isoform X7, yielding MQRPGKGKTPRRPGPKKASNIEKDPVGVYCRIRPLGAEDEECCIEMISSSTIQLHAPDGLKANRNGEYKETQYSFKKVFGIKTTQMELFEDVAKPLVEDLIHCKNGLLFTYGVTGSGKTFTMTGSPGEGGLLPRCLDMLFNSIGPFQAKRFVFKPDDKNGMEIQNQVDALLERQKRDSQQAVPKTPSSRQKADPEFADMITSEEACKSENVDEDCCYGIFVSYIEIYNNYIYDLLEDAPFDPIRPKWLAGGTPVRNNEFVPPQSKILREDQNHNMYVAGCTEVEVKSTEEAFEVFWKGQKKRRIANTQLNRESSRSHSVFTVKLAQAPLDADGDHILQDKNQVNVSQLCLVDLAGSERTSRTRAEGSRLREAGNINQSLMTLRTCMEVLRENQMCGTNKMVPYRDSKVTHLFKNYFDGEGKVRMIVCVNPKADDYEETMLVMRFAEMTQEVEVARPVDRPICGLAAGRRHRNQAFRDELSHRLGERGGPSNAGTLPTIDDPVLAQLIESLPALPPCELVDPADDQTLPRLIEVLERRHRIRQMITEQFNKTASTLKSMLQQFDTQLNAKETFLHDQQSKLSEKDKVIMNQRTEIERLEKKSKTLEYKVDILQKTTDMYEQDKRSLQQELETREQRLQRELSERRRMEQRMQGVVTDARLKWEKECERRVNAKQLEMQNKLWVKDEKLKQLKAIVTESSGGGSCPSERPEKPERPSRERDRNIAPKRSASPSPHPTAPPVHPMHRRSHSAGGEKWVDHKPASNLDLDTVMQPIIPNAIKVSTPNEKALSKCHKYVLRHQELASDGEIETKLIKGNVFKTRGGGQAVQFTDIETLKQECPTAPSRKRRSGSAEGPLQIEDIENRAPVPSTSGYQKRRKP
- the LOC108887865 gene encoding kinesin-like protein KIF23 isoform X2 — protein: MQRPGKGKTPRRPGPKKASNIEKDPVGVYCRIRPLGAEDEECCIEMISSSTIQLHAPDGLKANRNGEYKETQYSFKKVFGIKTTQMELFEDVAKPLVEDLIHCKNGLLFTYGVTGSGKTFTMTGSPGEGGLLPRCLDMLFNSIGPFQAKRFVFKPDDKNGMEIQNQVDALLERQKRDSQQAVPKTPSSRQKADPEFADMITSEEACKSENVDEDCCYGIFVSYIEIYNNYIYDLLEDAPFDPIRPKWLAGGTPVRNNEFVPPQSKILREDQNHNMYVAGCTEVEVKSTEEAFEVFWKGQKKRRIANTQLNRESSRSHSVFTVKLAQAPLDADGDHILQDKNQVNVSQLCLVDLAGSERTSRTRAEGSRLREAGNINQSLMTLRTCMEVLRENQMCGTNKMVPYRDSKVTHLFKNYFDGEGKVRMIVCVNPKADDYEETMLVMRFAEMTQEVEVARPVDRPICGLAAGRRHRNQAFRDELSHRLGERGGPSNAGTLPTNDPVLAQLIESLPALPPCELVDPADDQTLPRLIEVLERRHRIRQMITEQFNKTASTLKSMLQQFDTQLNAKETFLHDQQSKLSEKDKVIMNQRTEIERLEKKSKTLEYKVDILQKTTDMYEQDKRSLQQELETREQRLQRELSERRRMEQRMQGVVTDARLKWEKECERRVNAKQLEMQNKLWVKDEKLKQLKAIVTESSGGGSCPSERPEKPERPSRERDRNIAPKRSASPSPHPDLSQTPSHQNQANVRAVQDAYPASSSTTPFTSSSAYPSVASCISEWEQRLPVNSDSQSRHPGTPQYRSRTPAPCHSTSSVGRRRGQRWAPGTEAPATNLVYGLDLEAGTRTAPPVHPMHRRSHSAGGEKWVDHKPASNLDLDTVMQPIIPNAIKVSTPNEKALSKCHKYVLRHQELASDGEIETKLIKGNVFKTRGGGQAVQFTDIETLKQECPTAPSRKRRSGSAEGPLQIEDIENRAPVPSTSGYQKRRKP